The proteins below come from a single Mustela nigripes isolate SB6536 chromosome 14, MUSNIG.SB6536, whole genome shotgun sequence genomic window:
- the PDZK1IP1 gene encoding PDZK1-interacting protein 1, giving the protein MSALILLLAVLFRAVPPASCQQGLGSLQPWMQGLIAVAVFLVLVAIAFAVNRFWCQEEPEPVNTVMTVGNKADGILVGTDGRYSSMAANFSSSEHENAYENVPEEEEGKVRSTPM; this is encoded by the exons ATGTCAGCCCTCATCCTGCTCCTCGCTGTCCTGTTCAGGGCAGTGCCGCCAGCCAGCTGTCAGCAAG GTCTGGGGAGCCTGCAACCCTGGATGCAGGGCCTAATCGCTGTGGCTGTATTCCTGGTGCTGGTCGCAATCGCCTTTGCTGTCAACCGCTTCTGGTGTCAGGAAGAGCC GGAGCCCGTGAACACGGTCATGACCGTTGGAAACAAGGCAGATGGAATCCTGGTAGGAACAGATGGAAGGTACTCCTCGATGGCGGCCAACTTCAG CTCGAGTGAGCATGAGAATGCCTATGAGAATGTccccgaggaggaggagggcaaggTCCGGAGCACCCCCATGTGA